DNA sequence from the bacterium genome:
CGGCGCTGGCGCAAGTCTGCCACTGCTCCAGCCTGAAAATTCGGGATAGTGAGGCGTATGAAGCGATAATTTTACTCCAGTTGGGGTTATTTTAAGCCTGGCTGTGGTTACTACATCTGCAAGGTCGAAGACAATCCTCGTTATTGGGGTGGGTTTGGAAACATGCTGCGCAGCTCGTATAGATGTTATAATGCCAGCCGGGAGCAGTCTGTATTGCGATTTGGGCAAGTTAACAATGCCACCGAAAAGGTCAACCACGAGCCGAGGCGGATTCTCGATTATGAACTTTTTCGCGTCGGGTTTTGCGTTAGTCGTTATTTGAATGAATGTAGAATCACCTTTTGCTGAAAGGCGAATTTCATCCACGGTGTAGCGCTTTTGTTCCGGTTTTTGCGGTTGTTTCTGTGCACTGGATGTTGCCAGAAAGATTGCCAGCAATATGTAGAGCCACGCTTTTTTCATTTTTACGCAGGTGGTTTTGGTTTTGGTGGTGTAGGCGGTTTTGGCGTTGACCGCCTTGGTCGTCGTTTGCCTCGTTTTTGGGCTTTTTTAGTTACTTCTTCTATCCTGGTTATCCTTTGCTCCGCGGTCATGTGATGAGTATTAACTATCATTGTTACCTCTATCTGGTTTTCGCCTTGGCCGCTTCTGGTTATTTTTAGTTCATCTACAAGTGCTGTAAACGGCAGATTGGAAATTAAAGCCAGGAATTTTCCCAATCCCGCGAATGTTGTCTTTATTTGCAGCGCGTACGGGTCAACAATGTAATATGTTTGCGGAACAGACGGTCTTGGTTCAATTCTTATTATTGATACATCTGCCTGTTTTGCAGCGAGATAAATTTTGCTTATGAAGTTGGGTATATCTCTTTCAGCGGGCATTAATTCTTCTACGAGTTTGTATTGCGCGAAAAGTCTCTCCAGTTCCCATCGCAATTTGGCTTCGTTCGCGAGGGTCGCTTTTGCTCTTTGGAGCTTTGCCCTTAACTGCGTTAGTGTAGCCGTCTTTTCCTCTATGGTTTCCTGATTGGGTTTGTAAACCTGGGCATACCATATGTAAAGCACCATTACGCCTATGAAAAGTATAACGGCTATTTTTAGAAGCCCAGAAGCTTTTATTTCTATTTTACCAAAAGCTTTCATGGGTTTATTCCCGAAAACATTATTTTGGCTTCTTCCTTCGAGTAAAGTCCAAGCTTCTTCCGCGTCGATGTTATGAATCCGCCTACAATGCGTTTCTTTTTGTTGGTGGATGTCGTGTCGATTTCGAATTTCCCGAGTTTGAGAGTATCATAGGCGCCCGCCACGGACATGGTTATGGTAAACGAGTATACATCGCCTTCTTTCCCGTGCTGCATGGTTATTGCACCTATATTTATGTTCTCGAACAGTTTTGACTCTATGAGGTTTGCGAGGAACATGGCTATAGATTTAAGATTGTAGCTTTTTCCTGAACTTTCGAGTTGTTTGTTGCCTTTGTCTATCAAATCTATTACCCACAGATAATCGGGAACCAATTCAGAAAAGTCAGACAGCAGCCTTACCCAATATGCGCGCTTGTTGTCGAGTTGCTGAATTGCCGTTAGTCTCTTTTTGAGTTCGCCTTTTATTTTGTCTATTTGTTTGAGGATTGCGAGTTTTGGTTCGTACTTTTTTAGTTCTGTCTGCACGAATGCTATTTCACCTTCCAGCTCGTTTATTCGGCTTTGTTGCGATAAAGAGATAATGTAAAGCAGCATGATCTCCCCTACTATGAGCAGAGCACCGTAAATAACGGTTCTATCTATAAGTCTTGCTTTCTTTTTCTTTTTTAATTCAGGCGGAAGTAAATTTATTTTAAACATGCTATGCTTCCCCTCCTCTTATCGCCAGTCCCAGAGCCACCGCATAGGTAGCTCTTCGCTCGACCGTTGACAGGTCTTCGTGTGCTTCGGGTTCGTATGATATCTTTTTCAGTGGGTCAATTATTTCGCACGGGATACCCAGTCTTGATGCTAACGACTCAGCGAGGAACGGTATCATAACAGCTCCGCCGCTTATGAAAAGTCTGTCGATGCTTCCGCCTCCTGGTGCGTTCTCAATGTATGAGAATGCCATTCCTAAACCAGCGCTCAGTTCTTCTATAGAATTGTATATTGCCTTTTTTGTCGTTGGCGAGTTTTCCGGAACAGCTTCAGATTTCATGTATCGCTTGAGTTCATCAGTGGATATCCTGAGCTCGCTCTGGAATCTGCCCCACACATTTTTTGCGGCAGTGCCTATGTCTCTTATGCTGAAAAGATTGCCGCCGATTATAAACACGACATTCGTTACATTGTGTCCGATATCTGCTATAGCTATGTTAGTTTGGGGTCCTATTTCATAGTTGTATTCAAAAATATTATACGCAGCGATGGCTTCGAGGTCAACTATTGTGGGTATTAACCCAGCCTCCACTACAACGCCAACATAGTCGTCGACTATGTCATTGCGGGCAGCTACGAGTAAGACCGAAACATTCTTCCCATCCGAGCCGAGCTCAACGAAATCGAGCTGAACACTGTCTATTCCCGTTGGGATTCTTTGCTCAGCCTCCAGCGTTATAGCCTGTTTCAGGAGAACATCCCTTTTACCTTTGCCAGTTGGTTCAGGTATTACGAGTCTGTCAACCAGAATTTTTCTTCCAGCCACTGCTATGCATACCTCGCTTAGTTTTGGGTCGACCTCGTCAACGAAAGACTGTATCGCGTAAACGATGCCCTCGTGGTCTCTTATTTCTTTGTCGACTATCTGTCCGGGAGTTAGCAGTTTTTTACGAATGTTTTTCAGCGTTAGATTACCCA
Encoded proteins:
- the pilM gene encoding type IV pilus assembly protein PilM, producing the protein MGKKIKLGLGKRTKKLAGLDIGTFSLKLAILESDKMGNLTLKNIRKKLLTPGQIVDKEIRDHEGIVYAIQSFVDEVDPKLSEVCIAVAGRKILVDRLVIPEPTGKGKRDVLLKQAITLEAEQRIPTGIDSVQLDFVELGSDGKNVSVLLVAARNDIVDDYVGVVVEAGLIPTIVDLEAIAAYNIFEYNYEIGPQTNIAIADIGHNVTNVVFIIGGNLFSIRDIGTAAKNVWGRFQSELRISTDELKRYMKSEAVPENSPTTKKAIYNSIEELSAGLGMAFSYIENAPGGGSIDRLFISGGAVMIPFLAESLASRLGIPCEIIDPLKKISYEPEAHEDLSTVERRATYAVALGLAIRGGEA
- a CDS encoding PilN domain-containing protein, with protein sequence MFKINLLPPELKKKKKARLIDRTVIYGALLIVGEIMLLYIISLSQQSRINELEGEIAFVQTELKKYEPKLAILKQIDKIKGELKKRLTAIQQLDNKRAYWVRLLSDFSELVPDYLWVIDLIDKGNKQLESSGKSYNLKSIAMFLANLIESKLFENINIGAITMQHGKEGDVYSFTITMSVAGAYDTLKLGKFEIDTTSTNKKKRIVGGFITSTRKKLGLYSKEEAKIMFSGINP
- the pilO gene encoding type 4a pilus biogenesis protein PilO, with amino-acid sequence MKAFGKIEIKASGLLKIAVILFIGVMVLYIWYAQVYKPNQETIEEKTATLTQLRAKLQRAKATLANEAKLRWELERLFAQYKLVEELMPAERDIPNFISKIYLAAKQADVSIIRIEPRPSVPQTYYIVDPYALQIKTTFAGLGKFLALISNLPFTALVDELKITRSGQGENQIEVTMIVNTHHMTAEQRITRIEEVTKKAQKRGKRRPRRSTPKPPTPPKPKPPA